One Streptomyces sp. ML-6 genomic region harbors:
- the paaK gene encoding phenylacetate--CoA ligase PaaK translates to MTALLDEAERLGRDELEALQLERLRATLRHAYENVSHYRAAFDSAGLRPDDCRSLADLARFPFTTKADLRDNYPFGMFAVPEERVRRIHASSGTTGRPTVVGYTQRDLDTWADVVARSIRAAGGRPGQKVHVAYGYGLFTGGLGAHYGAERLGCTVIPASGGMTARQVQLIQDFRPEIIMVTPSYMLTLLDEFERQGVDPRSTSLRTGIFGAEPWTQEMRREIEERFAIDAVDIYGLSEVMGPGVAQECVETKDGLHVWEDHFYPEVVDPLSGEVLPEGEEGELVLTSLTKEALPVIRYRTRDLTRLLPGTARVFRRMEKVTGRSDDLVILRGVNLFPTQIEEIVLRTPGVAPHFQLRLTRRGRLDVLTVRAEARAGATPEQRTAAAESITAAVKDGIGVSVGVEIVDPETLERSVGKFRRIVDERKPR, encoded by the coding sequence ATGACGGCTCTGCTGGACGAGGCGGAACGACTGGGCCGGGACGAGCTGGAGGCACTCCAGCTGGAACGGCTGCGGGCCACGCTGCGCCACGCGTACGAGAACGTGAGCCACTACCGGGCCGCGTTCGACTCGGCCGGGCTGCGGCCGGACGACTGCCGCTCGCTCGCCGACCTCGCGCGCTTCCCCTTCACGACCAAGGCCGATCTGCGGGACAACTACCCCTTCGGCATGTTCGCCGTCCCCGAGGAGCGGGTGCGGCGCATCCACGCGTCCAGCGGGACCACGGGCCGCCCGACCGTCGTCGGCTACACCCAACGGGATCTGGACACCTGGGCCGATGTGGTCGCGCGCTCGATCCGGGCGGCGGGCGGGCGCCCCGGGCAGAAGGTCCATGTGGCGTACGGATACGGGCTGTTCACCGGCGGGCTCGGGGCGCACTACGGGGCGGAGCGGCTCGGCTGCACGGTGATTCCCGCCTCCGGGGGCATGACGGCCCGGCAGGTCCAGCTGATCCAGGACTTCCGCCCCGAGATCATCATGGTGACCCCGTCGTACATGCTGACGCTCCTCGACGAGTTCGAGCGGCAGGGCGTCGATCCGCGTTCGACCTCGCTGCGGACCGGGATCTTCGGGGCCGAGCCGTGGACGCAGGAGATGCGGCGCGAGATCGAGGAGCGGTTCGCCATCGACGCGGTGGACATCTACGGGCTCTCGGAGGTGATGGGGCCCGGGGTCGCGCAGGAGTGCGTCGAAACGAAGGACGGACTGCACGTCTGGGAGGACCACTTCTATCCGGAGGTGGTCGATCCGCTGAGCGGCGAGGTGCTGCCCGAGGGCGAGGAGGGCGAGCTGGTCCTCACCTCGCTCACCAAGGAGGCCCTGCCGGTGATCCGCTACCGGACGCGGGACCTGACCCGGCTGCTGCCGGGCACGGCCCGGGTGTTCCGCCGGATGGAGAAGGTGACCGGGCGCAGCGACGATCTGGTGATCCTGCGCGGTGTGAACCTCTTCCCGACACAGATCGAGGAGATCGTGCTGCGCACCCCGGGGGTGGCTCCGCACTTCCAGCTGAGGCTGACCCGCCGGGGCCGTCTCGACGTGCTGACGGTGCGTGCGGAGGCGCGGGCGGGGGCCACCCCGGAGCAGCGGACGGCCGCCGCGGAGTCGATCACGGCGGCCGTGAAGGACGGCATCGGGGTGTCGGTCGGGGTCGAGATCGTCGATCCGGAGACGCTGGAGCGGTCGGTCGGCAAGTTCCGGCGGATCGTGGACGAGCGCAAGCCGCGGTAG
- a CDS encoding acyl-CoA synthetase — MTGVRSSTVDGVVARSARRTPERTAVRYADRSWSYAELDTAVSTAAAVLTGEHGLRPGDRVACYAHNSDAYLIGYLACARAGLVHVPVNQNLTGDDLSYILDQSGSALVLTDPDLAERVPAAFPVRPLRDAPDSLLDATATPRPFVPEREPAAGDLVQLLYTSGTTALPKGAMMTHGALVHEYVSAITALDLRATDRPVHSLPLYHSAQMHVFLLPYLAVGAQNTILDAPDVDRIFDLVETGRADSVFAPPTVWIGVSQHPGFATRDLGGLRKAYYGASVMPVPVLERLRERLPGLAFYNCFGQSEIGPLATVLGPDEHEGRMDSCGRPVLFVEAKVVDENGKEVPDGTAGEVVYRSPQLCEGYWDKPEESAAAFRDGWFHSGDLAVRDAQGYFTVVDRVKDVINSGGVLVASRQVEDALYTHPAVAEAAVVGLPDERWIEAVTAVVVLRGDATADELIAHARERIAHFKAPKKVLFVDRLPRNASGKILKRELRDRFAGNGRPTP, encoded by the coding sequence ATGACAGGTGTACGGAGCAGCACAGTCGACGGAGTCGTGGCCCGCAGTGCCCGGCGCACCCCCGAGCGCACCGCCGTGCGGTACGCGGACAGGTCGTGGAGCTACGCGGAGCTCGACACGGCCGTCAGCACCGCGGCGGCCGTCCTCACCGGCGAGCACGGACTGCGCCCCGGCGACCGGGTCGCCTGCTATGCGCACAACTCCGACGCCTACCTGATCGGCTACCTCGCCTGCGCCCGCGCGGGCCTGGTCCACGTACCGGTCAACCAGAACCTCACCGGCGACGACCTCTCGTACATCCTCGACCAGTCGGGCAGCGCCCTCGTCCTCACCGACCCCGACCTCGCCGAACGGGTCCCCGCCGCGTTCCCCGTGCGCCCGCTGCGCGACGCGCCGGACTCCCTCCTCGACGCCACCGCCACCCCGCGCCCCTTCGTCCCCGAACGCGAACCGGCCGCGGGAGACCTCGTCCAGCTGCTCTACACCTCGGGCACCACCGCCCTGCCCAAGGGCGCGATGATGACGCACGGCGCCCTCGTGCACGAGTACGTCAGCGCGATCACGGCGCTCGACCTGCGCGCCACCGACCGGCCCGTCCACTCCCTGCCGCTCTACCACTCCGCGCAGATGCACGTGTTCCTGCTGCCCTACCTCGCGGTCGGCGCGCAGAACACCATCCTGGACGCGCCCGACGTGGACCGGATCTTCGACCTCGTCGAGACGGGACGGGCCGACAGCGTCTTCGCCCCGCCCACCGTCTGGATCGGCGTCTCCCAGCACCCCGGCTTCGCCACCCGCGACCTCGGCGGCCTGCGCAAGGCGTACTACGGCGCGTCGGTCATGCCCGTGCCCGTCCTGGAACGGCTCCGCGAACGACTGCCCGGACTCGCCTTCTACAACTGCTTCGGACAGAGCGAGATCGGCCCGCTCGCCACCGTCCTCGGACCGGACGAGCACGAGGGCCGGATGGACTCCTGCGGCAGGCCCGTCCTCTTCGTCGAGGCCAAGGTCGTCGACGAGAACGGCAAGGAGGTCCCCGACGGCACGGCCGGCGAGGTGGTCTACCGCTCGCCCCAGCTGTGCGAGGGCTACTGGGACAAGCCCGAGGAGAGCGCGGCGGCCTTCCGCGACGGCTGGTTCCACTCCGGCGACCTCGCGGTGCGCGACGCGCAGGGCTACTTCACCGTCGTCGACCGGGTGAAGGACGTCATCAACTCCGGCGGCGTCCTCGTCGCCTCCCGGCAGGTCGAGGACGCCCTCTACACCCACCCCGCCGTCGCCGAGGCCGCCGTCGTCGGACTGCCCGACGAACGCTGGATCGAGGCCGTCACCGCCGTCGTCGTGCTGCGCGGGGACGCCACGGCGGACGAGCTCATCGCACACGCCCGGGAGCGGATCGCCCACTTCAAGGCCCCCAAGAAGGTCCTCTTCGTGGACCGGCTGCCACGCAACGCCAGCGGGAAGATCCTCAAGCGGGAACTGCGGGACCGGTTCGCCGGGAACGGCCGGCCCACACCCTGA
- a CDS encoding penicillin acylase family protein, giving the protein MPLRNRLRLLAISGLALFTVSASLPPAAADGPHRSHHPSGGGLSATIRYTEYGIPHIVAKDYANLGFGTGWAQAADQVCTLADGFVTLRGERSRYFGPDAAPDGSLSSAAKNLSSDLYFRGVRTSRTVEKLLRTPAPAGQSREVRELERGWAAGYNAWLAQNRIDDPACRGADWVRPVTTMDVVMRGYALSVLGGQGRVVDGITAAEPPAGGARSSGAPSPGDAAEAARRLLSTQNADMGSNAVAFSGGTTANGRGLLLGNPHYPWQGGRRFWQSQQTIPGELNVAGGSLLGAPIVSIGHNAHIAWSHTVATGVPLNLHQLALDPADPTVYLVDGRPERMTKRTVSVAVRGGGTVTRTQWWTRYGPVVTSFGAELPWTATTAYALNDPNAANLRLSDAGLSFSRARSTADVRAALRRVQGLPWVNTVAADSAGHSFFSQSQVLPRITDELAQRCSTPLGRATYPASGLAVLDGSRSDCAPGSDPDAVQPGIFGPDRMPTLEDAPYVENSNDSAWLTNADTPLTGYERIFGTIATPRSMRTRGAVEDVSAMAARGRLTVADLQRQQFANRVPAGDRAAADLADACAALPGGRATGSGGEAVDVSAACGVLRRWDRRTDTTSRGALLFDRLWRRVAATVPAAELWKVPFSPADPVATPNTLNTSAPGVTRALADAVAELRAAGTALDAPLGRHQWVERNGRRIPVGGGTESLGVWNKIEPEWDAASGSYREVSAGSSYIQAVGWDGSRCPVARTLLTYSQSSDPGSAHYSDQTELYSGERWVTSRFCEKDIMRSPALRVVRVHERR; this is encoded by the coding sequence TTGCCGCTCCGCAACCGTCTGAGACTCCTCGCGATATCCGGCCTCGCACTGTTCACCGTTTCGGCCTCGCTGCCCCCGGCGGCGGCCGACGGCCCGCACCGTTCCCACCACCCGTCGGGCGGTGGGCTGTCCGCCACGATCCGCTACACCGAGTACGGCATCCCGCACATCGTGGCGAAGGACTACGCGAACCTGGGCTTCGGCACCGGCTGGGCCCAGGCCGCCGACCAGGTGTGCACGCTCGCCGACGGCTTCGTGACCCTGCGGGGCGAGCGGTCGCGGTACTTCGGTCCGGACGCGGCTCCGGACGGTTCGCTGTCCTCCGCGGCGAAGAACCTCTCCAGCGACCTCTACTTCCGCGGAGTGCGCACGAGCCGCACCGTGGAGAAGCTGCTGAGGACGCCCGCTCCGGCGGGGCAGAGCCGGGAGGTCAGGGAACTGGAACGCGGCTGGGCGGCCGGTTACAACGCCTGGCTGGCGCAGAACCGGATCGACGACCCGGCCTGCCGGGGCGCCGACTGGGTGCGCCCGGTGACGACCATGGACGTCGTGATGCGCGGCTACGCGCTCTCGGTGCTCGGCGGTCAGGGGCGTGTCGTCGACGGGATCACGGCCGCCGAGCCGCCCGCGGGCGGCGCCCGGTCGTCCGGTGCCCCCTCGCCCGGCGACGCGGCGGAGGCGGCCCGGCGGCTGCTGTCGACGCAGAACGCGGACATGGGCTCCAACGCGGTCGCGTTCAGCGGCGGCACGACGGCCAACGGACGGGGTCTGCTGCTGGGCAATCCGCACTACCCCTGGCAGGGCGGTCGGCGGTTCTGGCAGTCGCAGCAGACGATTCCCGGCGAGCTGAACGTGGCGGGCGGTTCGCTGCTGGGCGCGCCGATCGTGTCGATCGGGCACAACGCGCACATCGCGTGGAGCCACACCGTCGCCACCGGGGTGCCGCTCAACCTCCACCAGCTCGCCCTCGATCCGGCCGATCCGACCGTGTACCTGGTGGACGGCCGGCCCGAGCGGATGACGAAGCGCACGGTGTCGGTGGCGGTGCGGGGCGGCGGCACGGTGACCCGCACCCAGTGGTGGACCCGGTACGGGCCGGTCGTCACCTCGTTCGGTGCCGAGCTGCCGTGGACGGCGACGACCGCGTACGCGCTCAACGACCCGAACGCCGCGAACCTGCGGCTCTCGGACGCGGGCCTGAGCTTCAGCAGGGCGCGCAGCACGGCGGACGTCCGGGCCGCGCTGCGCCGCGTCCAGGGGCTGCCGTGGGTGAACACCGTCGCGGCCGACTCCGCCGGGCACTCCTTCTTCTCGCAGTCGCAGGTGCTGCCGCGGATCACGGACGAGCTCGCGCAACGGTGTTCCACCCCGCTGGGCAGGGCCACGTATCCGGCGTCCGGGCTCGCGGTGCTGGACGGTTCGCGCAGCGACTGCGCGCCGGGCTCGGACCCGGACGCCGTGCAGCCGGGGATCTTCGGGCCGGACCGGATGCCCACCCTGGAGGACGCCCCGTACGTGGAGAACTCCAACGACAGCGCCTGGCTGACGAACGCGGACACGCCGCTGACCGGCTACGAGCGGATCTTCGGCACGATCGCCACGCCCCGTTCGATGCGGACCCGGGGCGCGGTCGAGGACGTGTCGGCGATGGCGGCGCGGGGCCGGCTGACCGTGGCCGATCTCCAGCGGCAGCAGTTCGCCAACCGGGTGCCGGCCGGTGACCGGGCCGCGGCGGACCTGGCGGACGCCTGTGCCGCGCTGCCCGGCGGCCGGGCGACCGGCAGCGGCGGCGAGGCGGTCGACGTGTCGGCGGCGTGCGGGGTGCTGCGGCGCTGGGACCGGAGGACGGACACCACCAGCCGGGGCGCGCTGCTCTTCGACCGGTTGTGGCGCAGGGTGGCGGCCACGGTACCGGCGGCCGAGCTGTGGAAGGTGCCCTTCTCCCCCGCCGACCCGGTCGCCACCCCGAACACGCTGAACACCTCGGCGCCCGGCGTGACCCGGGCGCTCGCCGACGCGGTGGCCGAGCTCCGGGCGGCCGGTACCGCGCTGGACGCGCCGCTGGGCCGGCACCAGTGGGTCGAGCGCAACGGCCGGCGCATCCCGGTCGGCGGCGGCACCGAGTCGCTCGGCGTCTGGAACAAGATCGAGCCGGAGTGGGACGCGGCGTCCGGCTCCTACCGGGAGGTGTCGGCCGGCTCCAGCTACATCCAGGCGGTCGGCTGGGACGGGAGCCGGTGTCCGGTGGCGCGCACCCTGCTCACGTACTCCCAGTCCTCCGACCCGGGCTCGGCGCACTACAGCGACCAGACCGAGCTGTACTCGGGGGAGCGCTGGGTGACGTCGCGGTTCTGCGAGAAGGACATCATGCGTTCGCCCGCGCTGCGGGTGGTGCGGGTCCACGAGCGCCGGTAG